The DNA segment GCCGAGACCGACCGCACCAGCGCGATTGCCGAAGGCATCGCCAGCGACAAGGACATGACCAAGTCGCTGTTGCAATCCTGCGGCGTGCCGGTACCGCAGGGCGTCATCGTCGACAATGCCGAATCAGCCTGGGAAGAAGCCCAGGATATCGGCTTGCCTGTCGTGTTGAAGCCGCAGGACGGCAACCACGGCCGCGGCGTTTCGCTCGACCTGAAGACCCGCGAGGAAGTGCTGGGCGCGTTCGAGCTGGCTGCGAAGGAAGGCGACGGCAACGTGATCGTCGAACAATTCATCGCCGGTAACGAGCACCGCCTGCTGGTGGTCGGCAACCGCCTGGTGGCGGTCGCCCGCGGCGAGACCGCCTGGGTGACCGGCGACGGCGCCGCCACCGTCACGCAACTGGTGGATAGCCAGTTGAACTCCGACCCGCGCCGCGGCGACAGCGAGGAATTCCCCTTAAGCCTGATAAAGCCGGCCGAGTGGGGCGAAATCCTGCTGGAACTGCAGCGCCAGCGCTTGACGCCGGACTCGGTGCCGGCTGCCGGGCAAAAGGTGCTGATCCAGCGTAACGGCAACGTTGCCTTTGACGTCACCGACGATGTCCACCCGGAAGTCGCCGCCCGTGCCACGCTGGCAGCGCGCGTCGTGGGGCTGGACATTGCCGGCATCGACCTGGTTGCCGAAGACATCGGCCGCCCGCTGGAAGCCCAGCGCGGCGCCATCATTGAAGTTAACGCCAGCCCGGGACTCCTGGCCCATATCAAGCCGGCCAGCGGCAAGCCGCGCGAAGTGGGTGCTGCCATCGTCGAGCACCTGTTTGGCGCCGGCAGCAATGGCCGCATGCCCATCGTCGGCATTGCCGGCAGCCAGGATACGACGCTGATCGCGCGCCTGACAGCGTGGCTGCTGTATGTCGGCGGCCGCCATGTCGGTCTCGCCTGCGGACAAGAGGTGCATGTCAATGGCCGCAAGATGCCCAAGGGCGTCGGCACCGCCTTTGACGCTGCCCAGCGCCTGCTGATCAATCGCGCCATGGAAGCCGCCGTATTTGAAAACAGCGCCCGCATGATCCTGGCCGAAGGCCTGCCTTATGACAAGTGCACCGTTGGCGTAGTGACCGATGTAACCGTCACGCCCGATCTGGCCGAATTCTATATCGCCGAGCCGCAGCAGGCCTATACGGTCATGCGCACGCAGGTCGACGTGGTACTGCCGCAGGGCGCCGCCGTGCTCAATGCCGCCGATCCGCTGGTTGCCGGGATGGCGGGCCTTTGCGATGGCAGCGTCCTGTTCTATGCGCTCGACGAAGATACTGCGGCGCTGGCCGCGCATCGCGCCGAGGGCGGCCGCGCCGCATTCCTGCGTCACGACGCCGTGGTGCTGGCCGAAGGGCAAGGCGAACTGGCGCAATTGCCGCTGCCGCCGTTTGCGGCCGGCGTCGCACCGGCTGCGGTGGTTGCTGCAGTCACCGCAGCCTGGGCCGCGGGCGTGGAGCCGCAGCTGCTCAGTGCCGGCCTGCGCACTTTTGCTACCCAGTCAGGCAAAGCCGCTTATTGAGGCATTTGCCGCACATCGAGACACCAACAGGACCTGGCTCAACATGCAAGTTTCACGCATCCGCGCGCTGCGCGGCCCCAATCTCTGGACCCACCATACCGCCATCGAGGCGGTCGTTGCCTGCAGCGAGAGCAAGATCGCCATCGGCAGCATCCCCGGTTTCGAGGAAAGGCTGCGGGCCCGTTTCCCGCAATTGCCGCCGCTGCAGCCGAACGGCCATAACGGCATCGTCTCCATTGCCCAGGTGCTGGAGCTGGCCACCTTGGGCCTGCAGGCCCAGGCTGGCTGCCCCGTGACATTCAGCCGCACCACGCCGACGCTCGAAGCGGGCGTCTTCCAGGTGGTGGTGGAGTACAGCGAGGAAGCAGTGGGCCGCCTGGCGATGGAGCTGGCCCAGGAATTGTGCCGCGCCGCTGACGAGGATCGCCCGTTCGACCTCGAAGCTGCATTGGCGCAACTACGTGAGCTGGACGAAGATGTGCGCCTGGGGCCGAGCACCGGCTCCATTGTCGACGCGGCCATCGCACGCAATATTCCGTACCGCCGCATGACCGAGGGCAGCATGGTGATGTTCGGCTGGGGCAGCCGTCAGCGCCGCATCCAGGCGGCCGAAACCGATGCCACCAGCGCGATTGCGGAATCCATCGCGCAGGACAAGGAACTGACCAAGACGCTTCTGGCCGCCGCCGGCGTGCCGGTGCCGCACGGCCGCATCGTCACCAGCGCCGACGACGCCTGGGCCGCCGCCTGCGAGATCGGCCTGCCGGTCGTGATCAAGCCGCGCGACGGCAACCAGGGCAAGGGCGTCACCGTCAACATCAACAGCCGCGAAGAGACCGAAGCAGCCTACGCGGCTGCGGAAGCATTCCGCGACGACATCATCGTCGAGCGCTACCTGCCGGGCAACGATTTCCGCCTGCTGGTGGTTGGCGACAAGCTGATCGCCGCAGCGCGGCGCGACCCGCCGCTGGTCATCGGCGACGGCACCCATACCGTGCGCGAACTGGTCGATATCGTCAACAGCGACCCCAAGCGCGGCAGCGGCCATGCCACCTCGCTGACCAAGATCCGTTTCGACGACATCGCGCTGGCGCGCCTGGCGCTGGAGGGCATGGATGCCAACAGCGTGCCGGCGCGCGGCCAGCGCGTGCTGTTGCGCAATAACGCCAACCTTTCTACCGGCGGCACCGCTACCGATGTCACCGACGATGTCCATCCCGACGTGGCCGCTTGCGCGGTTGCAGCGGCACAGATGGTCGGGCTCGATATCTGCGGCGTCGACCTGGTGTGCGACAGCGTCTTGAAGCCCGTCGAGGAACAGCGCGGCGGCATCGTCGAAGTCAATGCCGCGCCGGGCCTGCGCATGCACCTGTCGCCATCCTATGGCAAGGGCCGTGCGGTGGGCGAGGCAATCGTCAATGAAATGTTCGCCGAAGGCGACAACGGCCGCATTCCCGTGGTGGCCGTGACCGGCACCAACGGCAAGACCACCACCGTGCGCCTGATCGCCCACATCTTTACCCAGGCCGGCCTGCGCACGGGCATGACCAATACCGATGGCGTCTATATCGAAGGGCGCCAGATCGACAGCGGCGATTGCAGCGGGCCCAGAAGCGCGCGCAACGTGTTGCTGCATCCGGATGTCGATGCCGCGGTGTTCGAGACCGCGCGCGGCGGCGTGCTGCGCGAAGGCCTGGCCTTCGACCGCTGCCAGGTGGCGGTGGTGACCAATATCGGCAGCGGCGACCACCTGGGCCTGAACTACATCACGACCGTCGAGGACCTGGCGGTGTTGAAGCGTGTAATCGTGCAAAATGTCGCCGATGACGGCATGGCAGTATTGAACGCCGCCGACCCGATCGTGGCCGCCATGGCAGGCAAGTGCCGCAGCGCAGTCACCTTCTTCGCCGCCGATCCCCACCACCCGCTGCTGGCACGGCATCGCGCCCACGGCAGCCGCGTCGTCTATGTCGACAATGGCGCGCTGGTCGCGGTCGAAGGCGCATCCGAGCAGCGCATTGCACTGGCCGAAGTACCGATCACGGCCAATGGCGCAATCGGCTTCCAGGTCGAGAACGTCATGGCGGCGCTGGCAGGCGCCTGGGGCGCCGGCGTCAGCTGGGAAGCGATCCGCAAGGGTCTCGCCACGTTCGCCAATGACAGCGACAACGCGCCGGGACGCTTCAACATGTTCGATTACCGCGGCGCCTCCGTGATCGCCGACTACGGCCACAATCCGGACGCCATCACGGCGCTGGTGCAGGCGGTCGAGTCGATGCCGGCCAAGCGCCGTTCGGTGGTCATCAGCGGCGCCGGCGACCGCCGCGACGAGGATATCAGCGACCAGACCCGCATCCTGGGCAAGGCTTTCGACGACGTCCTGCTGTACCAGGACCAGTGCCAGCGCGGCCGCGCCGACGGCGAAGTGATTGCGCTGCTGCGCCAGGGCCTGCAAGGCGCCACGCGCACCAGCCACGTCGAGGAAATCAACGGCGAATTCATCGCCATCGACCGCGCACTGGCGCGCCTGCAGCCTGGCGACCTGTGCCTGATCCTGGTGGACCAGGTCGAGGAAGCGCTGGCGCACATTGCCAAACGGGTCGCCGAGGCGTCATAAGTCACCGCCTGCAGTAAGCACTCACCCTTCGGGTGCGCCGGGCCATGTGGTCCGGTGCACGCCGTCTCCCGGCGCTGCGCCACTCCCTGCTTGTGTGAATATTTACGTGGTTTTTTGTAAAGATTTCGGCATACTTGCGCCTGCAAGTTACAGAAATCGTACAACAATCATTTACGCAAAAAGGGAATCAAATGCCTATCACCCCGCGTCTCACCCTGACCCTATTGATGTCCGCCTGCGCCGTCGGCGCGCATGCGCAGTCGCGCGGGCCTGCTGCGCAATACTGGATCGACCTGTCGACTACCAGCAGCGCGCTGCCCGGCATGTCCGGCGGCGGCCTGCTCGGCAGCATCATGGGCGCCTCCATGGGCGGCAGCGGCAAGACGCTGGATGCCGAACTGCAGGTGCGTGCCCATCCGGCCGGCGTGGAAGCGAACCATGCCATTCCTGCGGCGATGGACATGGGCGCTGCGCTGCCGCTGTTGCCGGTGCGTGCGGCCGAAGCAGGCCGCGGATCGGATCGGCACGAGGCCGGTGAACAGGATAAGCCCAAGGGACGCATCCTGTTGTACTGGGGGTGCGGCGACACGATCGGCGCCGGCCAGCCCAAGGTGCTGGACCTGGCAAAGCAGAACTATGGCGAGTTTGCCCAGTTCTTTTCCAGCCGCGGCGGCTATAGCAAGGGCGTGCAGCACAAGCCGGGCAATTCGGTCTGGCCCAACGAGCGCGACAGCAAGCGCGTGCCCGACAATGCCTCGCTGCTGGGCGACCATGCCGTCAGCGGCGACGGCGTGCCGGCCAGCCTGAAATTCCAGGTCGGCGCCGCGCATGATTTCCTGCCGCCGGTGCGCCTGTCCAGCAAGGGCCAGCCCAGGGATGGCGTGCGGCTCGAATGGCAGTCGCTGCAGCATGCCCAGGCTTACTTCCTGCACGCCCAGGGCGCGGTCAAGGGTACGAATGGCGCCGACGACATGATTTTCTGGAGTTCCAGTGAAAAAGCCGACAATGGCTGGTCGCTGATGAGCTACCAGTCGCCGGCGCAAATCGCCAAGCTCTTGCAGCAAAAAGTGGTGCTGTCGCCCGCCACGGTCAATTGCACCGTGCCCAAGGGGATCTTCGACAAGGCCGAGGGCGCCATGCTCAACATGATCGCCTACGGCCCGGAACTGAATCTGGCCTATCCGCCGCGCCCCACCAAGGCGCCCGCCGGCTGGCAGCCTGAGTGGACTGCGCGCGTGCGCATCAAGTCCACCGGCATGACCATGCTGGGTATGGAGGGCGCCGGCGCGGCAGAATCCGGTGGCGAGCAAGACAATGCCGCCGAGACGCCAAATCCGTTCAAGCTATTAAAGGGAATCTTCTCCAGGTGACAGGCATAGATGCAGGCGCGCCACAGAAATGTTAAAAATGTTAAATTCTGCGACACGCCTGCCCCGCAGGCAAAACGATGCTGATAAGATGAATTGAAGAGGTTTGATAAAAAAATAATGAACGAGACACCAGGCGCAGTTTGCCTGCCTACCACACCGAGAACCCATGGTGAATGTCGATACCCGCAAACTGCTGCGTTCCCTTGCCAAGCTGATCGAAAAGCCGGAAATCAAGGCGATGCAAGTCTCCCTGGTGCAAACCCTGCAACAGCTGGTGGACGCGCAATCCATCTCTCTGTTCGATATCCGCACCTTGAAACAGGTGGATACCGACCGGGCGGATGATTTCCTGATTCCGGTCGGTATCGACGACGCGTTCGATGACGATGACGCCCCGCTGATCCTGTTGCGCGAAGAAGCGCAGTTCATGGAATGCTACCGCACCCAGGAAGTGGTGGTCGCGCCTGGCAGCGCCGGCGGTTCGCTGCGCTTCATCCATCCGATCCTCGGCATGAAAGGCGTTTCAGGCTTTCTGGTGATCGAGGCCGCCGAGCACGTCGAGCGCGACCAGGAGATGGCGGCGATCTTCCTCGGCTTCATCCGCAACTACATCCTGCTGCTCAACGATAACCAGCGCGACCATCTGACCGGACTCCTGAACCGCAAGTCCTTCGACGACAAGGTCATGAAAATGATCCTGTCGCTGGGCAGCATCAACAAGCGCCATGCCGACAAGGTGTGCTACTGCCTCGCCGTGCTGGACATTGACCATTTCAAGCGGGTCAACGACACTTACGGCCACTTGATGGGCGACGAAGTGCTGCTGCATTTTTCCCAGTGCATGAACGAGACGTTCCGCGACTACGACTTGCTGTTCCGAGTCGGCGGCGAGGAATTCGTGGTTGTCTTGCGCAACGTTGATGCGGCGCGCGCGCAGGCAGTGATGGAGCGTTTCCGTAAAGTGGTGGAAACCCACTACTTCCCCCAGGTCGGGCAAATCACGGCCAGCATTGGCGTGACCTTCATCGGCGCGCATGATTTGCCCGGCATGGTCATGGACCGAGCCGACCAGGCCCTGTATTACGTCAAGGAGCATGGCCGTAACCAGGTCGCTTTTTACGAGCACCTGGTCGAGCAAGGCAAGCTGCTGCAAAAACAGGTCGAGAGTGACGTCGAACTGTTTTGACGAAGAATAAATAGATAACCATGGCTTTTTTCTCCACCGAACAAAAATGTGCGCTGCTTGAACGCATCACCCGCGCCGGCAGTTTGCCAAGCTTGCTGGATCTGCTGGGCGACGAGATCGATAAACTGGGCCTGGTCGATGGTTATATCGTCAACCTGTGCGAACCTGCCGGCGAGAATCTCCATAGCCGCAAGATTCGCCTGCCGTTCGAATTCCGTTATCTCGACAAGACCTATTACGGCTACAAGACGTCGCTCAAGGGCGACGTCCGCAATACCAACG comes from the Janthinobacterium sp. 17J80-10 genome and includes:
- the cphA gene encoding cyanophycin synthetase, coding for MSKKDIQFLRVTHLRGPNIWTYRPVIEAWVDIGLLEDAPSNTISGLYERLTAWLPGLVEHRCGVGTRGGFLERLRDGTWAGHILEHVTLELQTMAGMKTGFGKARETGVRGVYKVVFRTRQEKVGRAALAAARELLLAAINDTPYDVAATIATLRDMVDDLCLGPSTAHIVDAAIDRNIPFIRLTDGNLVQLGYGDVQRRIWTAETDRTSAIAEGIASDKDMTKSLLQSCGVPVPQGVIVDNAESAWEEAQDIGLPVVLKPQDGNHGRGVSLDLKTREEVLGAFELAAKEGDGNVIVEQFIAGNEHRLLVVGNRLVAVARGETAWVTGDGAATVTQLVDSQLNSDPRRGDSEEFPLSLIKPAEWGEILLELQRQRLTPDSVPAAGQKVLIQRNGNVAFDVTDDVHPEVAARATLAARVVGLDIAGIDLVAEDIGRPLEAQRGAIIEVNASPGLLAHIKPASGKPREVGAAIVEHLFGAGSNGRMPIVGIAGSQDTTLIARLTAWLLYVGGRHVGLACGQEVHVNGRKMPKGVGTAFDAAQRLLINRAMEAAVFENSARMILAEGLPYDKCTVGVVTDVTVTPDLAEFYIAEPQQAYTVMRTQVDVVLPQGAAVLNAADPLVAGMAGLCDGSVLFYALDEDTAALAAHRAEGGRAAFLRHDAVVLAEGQGELAQLPLPPFAAGVAPAAVVAAVTAAWAAGVEPQLLSAGLRTFATQSGKAAY
- the cphA gene encoding cyanophycin synthetase — protein: MQVSRIRALRGPNLWTHHTAIEAVVACSESKIAIGSIPGFEERLRARFPQLPPLQPNGHNGIVSIAQVLELATLGLQAQAGCPVTFSRTTPTLEAGVFQVVVEYSEEAVGRLAMELAQELCRAADEDRPFDLEAALAQLRELDEDVRLGPSTGSIVDAAIARNIPYRRMTEGSMVMFGWGSRQRRIQAAETDATSAIAESIAQDKELTKTLLAAAGVPVPHGRIVTSADDAWAAACEIGLPVVIKPRDGNQGKGVTVNINSREETEAAYAAAEAFRDDIIVERYLPGNDFRLLVVGDKLIAAARRDPPLVIGDGTHTVRELVDIVNSDPKRGSGHATSLTKIRFDDIALARLALEGMDANSVPARGQRVLLRNNANLSTGGTATDVTDDVHPDVAACAVAAAQMVGLDICGVDLVCDSVLKPVEEQRGGIVEVNAAPGLRMHLSPSYGKGRAVGEAIVNEMFAEGDNGRIPVVAVTGTNGKTTTVRLIAHIFTQAGLRTGMTNTDGVYIEGRQIDSGDCSGPRSARNVLLHPDVDAAVFETARGGVLREGLAFDRCQVAVVTNIGSGDHLGLNYITTVEDLAVLKRVIVQNVADDGMAVLNAADPIVAAMAGKCRSAVTFFAADPHHPLLARHRAHGSRVVYVDNGALVAVEGASEQRIALAEVPITANGAIGFQVENVMAALAGAWGAGVSWEAIRKGLATFANDSDNAPGRFNMFDYRGASVIADYGHNPDAITALVQAVESMPAKRRSVVISGAGDRRDEDISDQTRILGKAFDDVLLYQDQCQRGRADGEVIALLRQGLQGATRTSHVEEINGEFIAIDRALARLQPGDLCLILVDQVEEALAHIAKRVAEAS
- a CDS encoding GGDEF domain-containing protein, with the translated sequence MVNVDTRKLLRSLAKLIEKPEIKAMQVSLVQTLQQLVDAQSISLFDIRTLKQVDTDRADDFLIPVGIDDAFDDDDAPLILLREEAQFMECYRTQEVVVAPGSAGGSLRFIHPILGMKGVSGFLVIEAAEHVERDQEMAAIFLGFIRNYILLLNDNQRDHLTGLLNRKSFDDKVMKMILSLGSINKRHADKVCYCLAVLDIDHFKRVNDTYGHLMGDEVLLHFSQCMNETFRDYDLLFRVGGEEFVVVLRNVDAARAQAVMERFRKVVETHYFPQVGQITASIGVTFIGAHDLPGMVMDRADQALYYVKEHGRNQVAFYEHLVEQGKLLQKQVESDVELF